Proteins found in one Brachypodium distachyon strain Bd21 chromosome 5, Brachypodium_distachyon_v3.0, whole genome shotgun sequence genomic segment:
- the LOC100833026 gene encoding serine/arginine repetitive matrix protein 1 isoform X1, with amino-acid sequence MAGKRAAKRSRKPGIPAGSDCSVELGLNGVPVEPQVTENPPPEPAAEVEDGEAEEDEGSQQSEEAEREGEQSDLHSSSKEGSQSEDEEESMEEEEADEPAPALRSPSKGRNGVKKPAPSARVADAKKPPPSGNNKAAESASALQSPSKGKSQREGKKTAPSARVVEAEKSPPPGNKRRNQEPLPSPSPNKRNMVTRSRQTEVPSPSPSKRNMLSRSLQPEVQAPEEHEPEDKGHEPEDQEQHEPEDEGAGIVKNNKKKSKKMRKSAPQAHGPEDEGHEPEDPEEHGPQDEGAGILKGKNKKMRKPAPEEHGPEDQGAEVIKSKKRKSDRIKPAQQQGEPGTSKVKRIRREWAPNDEILILEQVINYRHTHGDAPDVKDSGFFESVLKQLGDQSLELRAVKDKMRSLWRRYFEKKHKSTTEHGKCLDNLSEQAWGKPSQVGAKDSSGRNLSKKALRRNSRKDSNGSKTGDKSFEEMCEMYPLLAQEVELIADIDPSAKSSFTRIDAEVACQLEKQLDAAKAQVSQVRQTLAGELAEAC; translated from the exons ATGGCCGGCAAGCGCGCCGCCAAGCGCAGCCGCAAACCCGGAATCCCGGCCGGATCTGACTGCTCGGTTGAGCTGGGGCTCAATGGCGTCCCGGTGGAGCCCCAGGTCACCGAGAACCCACCGCCGGAACCCGCTGCGGAGGTTGAAGAcggagaggcggaggaggacgagggtTCCCAGCAGTCCGAGGAAGCGGAAAGGGAGGGGGAGCAGTCCGATCTGCATTCATCGAGCAAGGAGGGCTCCCAGTctgaggatgaggaggaatccatggaagaggaagaggcggaCGAGCCTGCGCCTGCTCTGCGGTCACCAAGCAAGGGGAGGAACGGCGTCAAGAAACCCGCACCATCTGCCAGGGTTGCGGATGCCAAGAAACCGCCTCCATCCGGCAACAACAAGGCGGCCGAGTCTGCGTCTGCTCTGCAGTCACCGAGCAAGGGGAAGAGCCAGAGGGAAGGCAAGAAGACCGCACCATCTGCCAGGGTTGTGGAGGCCGAGAAATCGCCTCCGCCCGGCAACAAGAGGAGGAATCAGGAGCCGCTTCCAAGCCCCAGTCCCAACAAGAGGAACATGGTCACTAGGTCGCGCCAGACAGAGGTTCCAAGTCCCAGTCCCAGCAAGAGGAACATGCTCAGTAGGTCGCTCCAGCCAGAGGTGCAAGCACCGGAAGAACATGAACCGGAGGATAAAGGTCATGAGCCAGAGGATCAGGAACAACATGAACCAGAGGATGAAGGTGCGGGCAttgtcaagaacaacaagaagaagagcaagaagatgcGCAAGTCAGCACCGCAAGCACATGGACCAGAGGATGAAGGACATGAACCAGAGGATCCGGAAGAACATGGACCGCAGGATGAAGGTGCAGGGATTCTAAAgggcaagaacaagaagatgcGCAAGCCTGCACCGGAAGAGCACGGACCAGAGGATCAAGGGGCAGAGGTTATCAAGTCCAAGAAGCGTAAGTCGGATAGGATCAAGCCAGCACAGCAGCAAG GTGAGCCGGGCACTTCCAAGGTAAAGAGAATCAGGCGTGAATGGGCTCCAAATGACGAGATCCTGATCCTCGAGCAGGTCATCAATTACCGCCACACCCATGGGGATGCCCCAGATGTCAAGGACAGCGGCTTCTTTGAATCTGTCCTCAAGCAGCTTGGGGACCAGAGCTTAGAACTCCGTGCTGTCAAGGATAAAATGAGAAGTCTATGGCGCCGCTACTTCGAGAAGAAGCACAAATCTACTACTGAGCATGGTAAATGCCTTGACAATCTCTCTGAGCAAGCCTGGGGCAAACCTTCCCAAGTTGGGGCTAAGGATAGCAGTGGCAGAAATCTCTCCAAGAAAGCATTGCGGAGAAATTCTCGAAAGGATAGCAATGGCAGCAAGACTGGGGACAAGAGCTTTGAGGAAATGTGTGAGATGTACCCTCTCCTTGCCCAGGAGGTGGAGCTTATTGCGGATATAGATCCTTCCGCTAAAAGCTCGTTCACTAGAATAGATGCTGAGGTGGCATGTCAGTTGGAGAAACAGCTTGATGCAGCCAAGGCACAGGTTTCCCAGGTTAGGCAGACACTCGCTGGTGAGCTGGCAGAAGCTTGCTAG
- the LOC100839661 gene encoding protein transport protein Sec24-like At3g07100 produces the protein MHPPTGNERLPGRPVSGFVPGSAAAAGPPPFAAGAPLMRPGAAAPFAPPTQQPGVPPPLAGASPAAPFGAAPPAAMGGYRGPPPPQGPFGTGPPPQGPFATASPPQGPFATASPPQGPFAKAPPPQGPFAAAPPSQGPFAAGPPSQGPFAAGPPSQGPFATAPPPFRHPPSLGQPQSPTGSGMPAPTYVRPPPVQSQPPPVQGYYPGVPSSNPQFPMSRPAYQPPMQTMPPPPMGPPSSYSNQPAYPTSGPPMGTLQSLVEDFQSLSVSSAPGSLDPGVDVKGLPRPLDGDEEPAKVFEAYPLNCHPRYFRLTTHTIPASQSLVSRWHLPLGAVVHPLAESPDGEEVPVVNFGSAGVIRCRRCRTYINPYATFADAGRKWRCNLCTLLNDVPGEYFCALDASGRRYDTDQRPELSKGTVEFVAPTEYMVRPPMPPSYFFLIDVSVSAVRSGLLEVVAKTIKSCLDDLLGFPRTQIGFLTFDSTLHFHNFKSSLSQPQMMVVADLDDVFLPLPDDLLVNLVDSRHVVESFLDSLPNMFHDNVNVESALGPALKAAFMVMGQIGGKLLVFQSTLPSLGIGRLRLRGDDVRAYGTDKEHILRVPEDPFYKQMAAEFTKNQIAVDIFSFSDKYCDIASLGSLAKYTGGQVYHYPSFQATTHGEKLKHELSRDLTRETAWESVMRIRCGKGVRFTTYHGHFMLRSTDLLALPAVDSDKAFAMQLSLEETLMTTQAVYFQVALLYTSSSGERRIRVHTAAAPVVTDLSEMYRQADTGAIVSLLARIAVENSLSDKLDSVRQQLQLKLVRSLKEYRNLYVVQHRIGGRLIYPESLRYLPLYILAICKSLALRGGYADVSLDERCAAGFSMMILPARRLLNFIYPSLYRLDEVLTMEPGRIDGSLKRLPLTLQCLDTAGLYLLDDGFTFLVWLGRMLPPELVNDILGVSLANFPDLSKIQLRECNNYHSRNFMTVLRTLREKDFSCYQLPRVVRQGEQPREGFLLLSNLVEDQMAGTSSYMDWILQIHRQTQSS, from the exons ATGCATCCGCCCACGGGGAACGAGAGGCTGCCGGGGCGCCCCGTGTCCGGCTTCGTGCCAGGtagcgccgcggccgcgggccCCCCGCCGTTCGCGGCTGGCGCTCCGCTTATGCGCCCCGGAGCAGCCGCACCGTTCGCCCCGCCGACGCAGCAGCCGGGCGTGCCGCCTCCGCTGGCGGGCGCTTCCCCTGCGGCGCCGTTCGGGgctgcgccgcccgccgcaaTGGGTGGGTACAggggtccgccgccgcctcagggTCCCTTCGGCACTGGACCGCCTCCTCAAGGACCCTTCGCCACGGCATCGCCTCCTCAAGGGCCCTTCGCCACGGCATCGCCTCCTCAAGGGCCCTTCGCCAAGGCACCGCCGCCTCAGGGTCCCTTCGCTGCAGCGCCTCCGTCTCAGGGCCCCTTTGCGGCGGGGCCTCCCTCTCAGGGCCCCTTTGCGGCCGGGCCTCCCTCTCAGGGCCCTTTTGCCACGGCACCTCCACCGTTTCGCCATCCGCCGTCTCTCGGGCAGCCACAATCCCCCACGGGGAGTGGCATGCCTGCACCGACTTATGTGAGGCCACCGCCCGTGCAATCGCAGCCGCCGCCTGTGCAAGGGTATTACCCTGGTGTCCCTTCTTCGAACCCACAGTTCCCCATGTCCCGGCCAGCGTATCAACCGCCAATGCAGaccatgccgccgcctcccatgGGTCCACCTTCCTCTTATAGTAACCAGCCAGCATATCCTACTTCCGGGCCCCCGATGGGCACACTCCAGAGCTTAGTGGAGGACTTCCAGTCTCTATCAGTGAGTTCTGCTCCTGGATCACTTGACCCAGGTGTCGATGTAAAAGGGCTGCCTCGTCCATTGGATGGTGATGAGGAGCCCGCTAAGGTTTTTGAGGCATACCCACTGAACTGCCACCCGAGGTACTTCCGGCTGACAACCCACACTATTCCGGCGTCCCAGTCATTGGTCTCCAGGTGGCACTTGCCCCTTGGGGCCGTGGTACATCCTCTAGCAGAATCACCTGATGGG GAGGAAGTGCCAGTTGTCAACTTTGGGTCGGCTGGGGTAATTCGTTGTCGAAGGTGCAGGACATATATAAACCCTTACGCAACATTTGCAGATGCTGGAAGGAAATGGCGCTGCAATCTTTGCACATTGCTCAATGATG TTCCTGGTGAGTACTTTTGTGCTCTTGATGCTAGTGGCAGAAGATACGATACAGACCAAAGACCAGAACTTTCTAAAGGAACAGTGGAGTTTGTTGCTCCTACTGAATATATGGTTCGGCCACCAATGCCACCTTCCTATTTCTTTCTTATTGATGTCTCAGTATCTGCAGTTCGAAGTGGGCTGCTAGAG GTGGTTGCGAAGACCATTAAATCATGCCTTGATGATCTTCTAGGCTTTCCACGAACACAAATTGGATTCTTAACCTTTGATAGCACATTACACTTCCACAATTTCAAG TCTTCTTTGAGTCAACCTCAAATGATGGTGGTTGCCGATTTGGATGATGTTTTCCTGCCATTGCCTGATGATCTCTTGGTTAATTTGGTCGATTCTAGACATGTTGTTGAGTCATTTCTCGATAGCTTGCCCAATATGTTCCATGACAATGTGAATGTAGAATCTGCTCTTGGTCCTGCACTTAAAGCAGCATTCATGGTTATG GGTCAAATTGGGGGAAAGTTGCTTGTCTTCCAGAGTACGCTGCCATCACTTGGTATCGGTCGTTTGAGACTTCGAGGAGATGATGTCCGTGCATATGGAACAGATAAAGAGCATATTCTGAGGGTACCAGAAGATCCCTTCTATAAGCAGATGGCTGCTGAGTTCACGAAAAATCAGATTGCAGTGGATATATTTTCTTTCAGTGACAAGTATTGCGACATAGCTTCCTTAG GTTCTCTGGCGAAATATACTGGTGGTCAGGTGTACCATTATCCATCCTTCCAGGCAACTACTCATGGGGAGAAACTTAAACATGAGCTTAGTAGAGACCTTACTCGGGAGACTGCTTGGGAATCTGTGATGCGTATCAGATGTGGAAAAG GGGTGCGTTTCACAACATATCATGGTCACTTCATGCTAAGGTCCACAGATTTATTAGCACTTCCAGCTGTCGACTCTGATAAAGCTTTTGCGATGCAACTGTCTCTGGAGGAGACCCTAATGACCACACAGGCTGTATACTTCCAAGTGGCATTGCT ATATACATCCTCTTCTGGTGAAAGACGTATCAGGGTGCATACAGCAGCTGCACCTGTGGTCACAGATCTTAGTGAAATGTATCGTCAAGCAGATACTGGTGCCATCGTGTCATTGTTGGCTAGAATTG CTGTTGAAAACTCATTGTCTGACAAGCTGGACAGCGTTCGACAACAATTACAGTTAAAGCTTGTGAGAAGCTTAAAGGAATACCGGAACCTATATGTTGTACAACATCGGATAGGAGGGAGACTGATATACCCAGAATCATTAAGATACTTACCATTATACATCCTGGCCATATGCAAATCTCTTGCTCTCCGTGGTGGTTATGCTGATGTCTCTCTTGATGAACGTTGTGCTGCTGGTTTCAGTATGATGATACTGCCTGCAAGAAGGCTGCTCAATTTTATTTATCCTTCTCTGTACAGGCTTGATGAAGTATTAACAATG GAACCAGGCAGGATTGATGGGTCCCTGAAGCGGTTGCCATTAACCTTGCAGTGCCTAGACACTGCTGGTTTATATCTTCTTGATGATGGTTTCACCTTCCTAGTATGGTTGGGTAGGATGCTCCCACCTGAGCTCGTTAACGACATTCTTGGAGTCAGCTTGGCAAACTTCCCTGATCTATCAAAG ATCCAGTTGAGAGAATGTAACAACTATCACTCGAGAAATTTCATGACAGTACTAAGAACCCTAAGGGAGAAAGATTTTTCTTGTTACCAGCTACCCCGTGTGGTACGGCAAGGTGAGCAGCCCAGAGAAGGTTTCTTGCTCCTGTCCAACCTCGTTGAGGATCAGATGGCTGGAACAAGTAGTTACATGGACTGGATACTCCAAATTCACCGCCAAACACAAAGCTCGTGA
- the LOC100833026 gene encoding serine/arginine repetitive matrix protein 1 isoform X2 has product MAGKRAAKRSRKPGIPAGSDCSVELGLNGVPVEPQVTENPPPEPAAEVEDGEAEEDEGSQQSEEAEREGEQSDLHSSSKEGSQSEDEEESMEEEEADEPAPALRSPSKGRNGVKKPAPSARVADAKKPPPSGNNKAAESASALQSPSKGKSQREGKKTAPSARVVEAEKSPPPGNKRRNQEPLPSPSPNKRNMVTRSRQTEVPSPSPSKRNMLSRSLQPEVQAPEEHEPEDKGHEPEDQEQHEPEDEGAGIVKNNKKKSKKMRKSAPQAHGPEDEGHEPEDPEEHGPQDEGAGILKGKNKKMRKPAPEEHGPEDQGAEVIKSKKRKSDRIKPAQQQGEPGTSKVKRIRREWAPNDEILILEQVINYRHTHGDAPDVKDSGFFESVLKQLGDQSLELRAVKDKMRSLWRRYFEKKHKSTTEHGKCLDNLSEQAWGKPSQVGAKDSSGRNLSKKALRRNSRKDSNGSKTGDKSFEEMCEMYPLLAQEVELIADIDPSAKSSFTRIDAEVACQLEKQLDAAKAQVSQNLELIFKYSF; this is encoded by the exons ATGGCCGGCAAGCGCGCCGCCAAGCGCAGCCGCAAACCCGGAATCCCGGCCGGATCTGACTGCTCGGTTGAGCTGGGGCTCAATGGCGTCCCGGTGGAGCCCCAGGTCACCGAGAACCCACCGCCGGAACCCGCTGCGGAGGTTGAAGAcggagaggcggaggaggacgagggtTCCCAGCAGTCCGAGGAAGCGGAAAGGGAGGGGGAGCAGTCCGATCTGCATTCATCGAGCAAGGAGGGCTCCCAGTctgaggatgaggaggaatccatggaagaggaagaggcggaCGAGCCTGCGCCTGCTCTGCGGTCACCAAGCAAGGGGAGGAACGGCGTCAAGAAACCCGCACCATCTGCCAGGGTTGCGGATGCCAAGAAACCGCCTCCATCCGGCAACAACAAGGCGGCCGAGTCTGCGTCTGCTCTGCAGTCACCGAGCAAGGGGAAGAGCCAGAGGGAAGGCAAGAAGACCGCACCATCTGCCAGGGTTGTGGAGGCCGAGAAATCGCCTCCGCCCGGCAACAAGAGGAGGAATCAGGAGCCGCTTCCAAGCCCCAGTCCCAACAAGAGGAACATGGTCACTAGGTCGCGCCAGACAGAGGTTCCAAGTCCCAGTCCCAGCAAGAGGAACATGCTCAGTAGGTCGCTCCAGCCAGAGGTGCAAGCACCGGAAGAACATGAACCGGAGGATAAAGGTCATGAGCCAGAGGATCAGGAACAACATGAACCAGAGGATGAAGGTGCGGGCAttgtcaagaacaacaagaagaagagcaagaagatgcGCAAGTCAGCACCGCAAGCACATGGACCAGAGGATGAAGGACATGAACCAGAGGATCCGGAAGAACATGGACCGCAGGATGAAGGTGCAGGGATTCTAAAgggcaagaacaagaagatgcGCAAGCCTGCACCGGAAGAGCACGGACCAGAGGATCAAGGGGCAGAGGTTATCAAGTCCAAGAAGCGTAAGTCGGATAGGATCAAGCCAGCACAGCAGCAAG GTGAGCCGGGCACTTCCAAGGTAAAGAGAATCAGGCGTGAATGGGCTCCAAATGACGAGATCCTGATCCTCGAGCAGGTCATCAATTACCGCCACACCCATGGGGATGCCCCAGATGTCAAGGACAGCGGCTTCTTTGAATCTGTCCTCAAGCAGCTTGGGGACCAGAGCTTAGAACTCCGTGCTGTCAAGGATAAAATGAGAAGTCTATGGCGCCGCTACTTCGAGAAGAAGCACAAATCTACTACTGAGCATGGTAAATGCCTTGACAATCTCTCTGAGCAAGCCTGGGGCAAACCTTCCCAAGTTGGGGCTAAGGATAGCAGTGGCAGAAATCTCTCCAAGAAAGCATTGCGGAGAAATTCTCGAAAGGATAGCAATGGCAGCAAGACTGGGGACAAGAGCTTTGAGGAAATGTGTGAGATGTACCCTCTCCTTGCCCAGGAGGTGGAGCTTATTGCGGATATAGATCCTTCCGCTAAAAGCTCGTTCACTAGAATAGATGCTGAGGTGGCATGTCAGTTGGAGAAACAGCTTGATGCAGCCAAGGCACAGGTTTCCCAG AATCTAGAGCTGATTTTCAAGTATAGTTTCTAA
- the LOC100844039 gene encoding ABC transporter F family member 4: MAGKRAAKRGRKTGIPAGSDCSVELGLNGVPMEPQVTENPPPEHQVTDNPPPEQEKIAMAGKRAAKRGRKTGIPAGSEGSVELGLNGVPVEPQATEKPPPEPAAEVEGGEAEEGEGSQQSEEAEREEEQSDLHSSSKEGSQSEDEEEGGESMEEEAADELASALQLLSKGRTRGSSRVNSPEDHQEHGPEDEGAGIIKGKNKKMRKPAPEEHEPEEQGAEVIKSKKRKLERIKPAQQQGEPGTSKVKRIRREWAPNDEILILEQVVHYRDTHGYPPEVEDSGFFQYVLKQLEDQSLELRTVKDKMSSLRRRYFEKKHKSTTEHGKRLDNLSEQAWGKPSQVGAKDSSGRNLSKKALRRNSRKDSNGSKTGDKSFEEMCEMYPLLAQEVELIADIDPSAKSSFTRIDAEVACQLEKQLDAAKAQVSQVRQTLAGELAEAC; encoded by the exons ATGGCCGGCAAGCGCGCCGCCAAGCGCGGCCGCAAAACAGGAATCCCGGCTGGATCTGACTGCTCGGTAGAGCTGGGGCTCAATGGCGTCCCCATGGAGCCCCAGGTCACCGAGAACCCACCGCCGGAGCACCAAGTCACAGATAACCCACCGCCGGAACAGGAGAAGATTGCCATGGCTGGCAAGCGTGCCGCCAAGCGCGGCCGCAAAACCGGAATCCCGGCTGGATCCGAGGGCTCGGTAGAGTTGGGCCTCAACGGCGTCCCGGTGGAGCCCCAAGCCACGGAGAAACCACCGCCGGAACCGGCCGCGGAGGTTGAAGGcggagaggcggaggagggcgagggttCCCAGCAGTCCGAGGAAGCGgaaagggaggaggagcaatCCGATCTGCATTCGTCAAGCAAGGAGGGCTCCCAGTctgaggatgaggaggaggggggtgAATCCATGGAAGAGGAAGCGGCGGACGAGCTTGCGTCTGCTCTGCAGTTACTAAGCAAGGGGAGGACCAGAGGATCATCAAGGGTAAATAGTCCAGAGGATCATCAAGAACATGGACCAGAGGATGAAGGTGCAGGGATCATCAAGGGTAAGAACAAGAAGATGCGCAAGCCTGCACCGGAAGAGCACGAACCAGAGGAACAAGGGGCAGAGGTTATCAAGTCGAAGAAGCGCAAATTGGAGAGGATCAAGCCAGCACAGCAACAAG GTGAGCCGGGCACTTCCAAGGTAAAGAGGATCAGGCGCGAATGGGCTCCCAATGATGAGATTCTGATCCTCGAGCAGGTCGTCCATTACCGCGACACCCATGGGTATCCCCCAGAAGTCGAGGACAGCGGCTTCTTTCAATATGTCCTCAAGCAGCTTGAGGACCAGAGCTTAGAACTCCGTACTGTCAAGGATAAAATGTCCAGTCTAAGGCGCCGCTACTTCGAGAAGAAGCACAAATCTACTACTGAGCATGGTAAACGCCTTGACAATCTCTCTGAGCAAGCCTGGGGCAAACCTTCCCAAGTTGGGGCTAAGGATAGCAGTGGCAGAAATCTCTCCAAGAAAGCATTGCGCAGAAATTCTCGAAAGGATAGCAATGGCAGCAAGACTGGGGACAAGAGCTTTGAGGAAATGTGTGAGATGTACCCTCTCCTTGCCCAGGAGGTGGAGCTTATTGCGGATATAGATCCTTCCGCTAAAAGCTCGTTCACTAGAATAGATGCTGAGGTGGCATGTCAGTTGGAGAAACAGCTTGATGCAGCCAAGGCACAGGTTTCCCAGGTTAGGCAGACACTCGCTGGTGAGCTGGCAGAAGCTTGCTAG
- the LOC100844336 gene encoding uncharacterized protein LOC100844336 — protein MLAACRHAASTSPRLLLRRLSTQPKPKAPPPPSDEGAGAWARRAAALSLLGLTGAVAASAVSDLSVFLSCSSQAMEKATQNQQIVSAIGMPITRGAWYSASIAVNHARNSVSCTFPVSGPQGDGLLKLKAVRLGDGSWLSFIQRSDWEILLMDAILDVHTEDGKHQTIRVTIPDNKKTAPLPADCSACKSQPTPTPTPPPAQGK, from the exons aTGTTGGCGGCTTGCCGTcacgccgcctccacctctcctcgcctcctcctccgccgcctctccaCGCAGCCCAAACCCAaagccccaccgccgccgtcagaTGAGGGCGCGGGGGCGTGGGCCCGTCGCGCGGCTGCGCTCTCGCTCCTGGGGCTcaccggcgccgtcgccgccagcgCCGTCAGCGACCTCTCCGTCTTCCTCTCCTGCTCCAG CCAGGCAATGGAGAAGGCCACACAGAACCAGCAGATAGTGAGTGCGATCGGCATGCCCATCACGCGGGGTGCCTGGTACAGCGCTTCCATTGCCGTGAACCACGCGAGGAATTCTGTCTCCTGCACTTTTCCCGTGTCAGGCCCTCAAGGAGACGGGCTTCTTAAGCTCAAGGCTGTTCGCTTGGGAG ATGGATCTTGGTTATCATTTATACAACGCAGTGACTGGGAGATACTTCTTATGGACGCCATTCTTGATGTTCATACTGAAGATGGGAAACACCAAACAATAAGGGTAACGATCCCAGACAACAAGAAGACAGCTCCACTGCCAGCTGACTGCAGCGCATGCAAGTCCCAGCCAACACCGACACCGACACCACCTCCAGCTCAAGGGAAGTGA